The sequence tagaaaaaacaaataaatatatgaaatgacagacaaaaagacagacatatatacacacacacacacacacacacacacacacagtttcaagAATGTATTAAGTTTCAGAAATGTTTACATATGTACACATATCTTTAAATCAATCAGTTCGAGAAACCTAGAGACATTCCAGCCGGTGACAGGTTTACCTGCTGAGTGTGTTTGCTCCAGTGTTGTGTTCCGACACTGTACGCTGCAGTCTCACTGGAACCTGATAAATAGCTGCTGAAGCTTTAAAAGCAcgaaaggaaaacatgaaaatacaaaGAAGTTTCCAAAATCCCTCACGCATGGTCCGACGTCTAACAGCTCTTCCCTTATTCCCTGTGCTTTATCTGATGTTATCCTGCTCAGACGAGGTGAGTTATTGAGACCTGACGGGTGAGGAGAGACAGTCACTGACTAGAGTAAAATACAATTCCCTCTTCTGGAGTAAAACACTGGCTATGTCTCATAACCTATTTGGCTGACTATCTAGTACCTACTACATCATAGTCGGCATTGCCAAAAATGCTGCAGGCTTCTAGGTACTCTGTAATCTATATGCCAAAATCAATACAGGGAGTTCTAAAATACAGCCAGAagggaaaaatatgtatttagttGATAACAGATATTTCAAACATGCAATGATGATACGTGAGGACATATTAATATaggtatatgtaaaaaaaaaaaaaaaaaaaaaaaaaaaaaaaaaaaaagagcgaaagtaataactatttttaatgaaaatggtgTTTCAGCGCCACATGCCGGTCAAACGTTGAGTAACACCACAGTTACTGAATCTCCATACATTTTATGTTTggataatattttgaaatattattacaatttaaagcaacagttttctatttgaatatattagtACAAATTCACTTCACTTCATTAGTACTTGTAATTtgatgtgatgcaatgctgaatttttcagcagccattattccagccttcagaaatcactcttaatacattgatttgttgaaacatttcttattatcttattatttattgttctgctaacaagtaaataaataaagcattctttacaaataattttttttaaacattgtaaatgtctctttttatcatattaatgcacccttgctgaataaaagtattaaatttgtCATCAAGAAAACTTATTGGAACCCCACATTTTTGAACGGTggcatacattattatttttaaagaataacaaCGAAAATAAGTCTTGAAAATGATCTTGAGATGTCtaaaattttaatgatatttgcATCAAATGACAATACGACTGCTTCATCAACTTCAGTGTGCCCACTAGACaactgtgcaaaaaataaaaggtgGCATAAGAGACATAAGAGGCATTTTTAGCGGTGTCCTACAGCGACAAAAGAGTGAATGTTCAATTCCTGCAACAAATGAGAGGAGGCACTACAGACCCTGAGACCAGAATCTACAAGCAGAAAATATTTGTATCATATATAAGTGTAAACTTACTGAATTTGACTGAAGACATTCTTCATGTTGagtcattgtttttattaaaaaggaaTGGTGTGGTCTAATGAGCTTATTTGTGCATAAAGCGTGATGTGTTCAATTATATTTCAAGTACCCTTATCATTAAACtcgttatttttctttgttttcttcaatAATGGCTAAGCCttcagtcaacatgaaattagtttatggctttctttttttaacaagcaTCACAttctaataacaataaaataaacctattatcattataataactGTAACAGAAATAAAAGGGCTTTATAGTGAtagtacattcattcattttccttGTAAACAGTAAAGTCTAGTCAATAGTCTGGCTTTTTTTGGTTTTGGCCTATAAACGTTGAATTAATGCGTCATTTATGTTATGTCAGAATTGATGTAGGTGATAATAATTCAGAGATTCTACTATGAGATCTTGAAAAATCCTGACATGACCTTAATGGAAGCATATTGTGGGAGATATGAAGATTTTGTAATATGAAGATTTGTAAATCTAAAATGTTGCAAAGCGATCCCATACGATAATAAATATAGTGCTTTTTCGATGTCTGGTCCATATTGTGTCTTTTGCAGCAGTTCTAGGAAGGTCAGAGATCAGTCTGGCTGATTATCAATGCCcagtgtacagtgtgtgtgtgtgagtgtgtgtgtgtgtgggtgtgtgtgtgtgtgttagctaaGAGGGGCCGCCTGGATGACCGAGACCTGCTCGGTACAAATTCTTTTCAGTGGTGGGGCTCCACAACTGTCCTCATCCTCCTGTATTCAGAGAAAAAGgaacaattaattattaatttcactAGTACAAaaggtttaatttaatataacaaataaataataaacaatatattataaatacaaaataaatatagcaaaaattgttcaaaaaaacaattatatattttaaatattatatatataggtatttatgtattttttatgcttCTGATATAcagcacaacaaaaaaattacaaaattaaaaataatatgaattttaaagaAAGCAAGTTCACAGCCTAAGGAAGAGGACTCGTCCCAGAATTCATGCTTTATTATGTAGAACCTCTGACTAGTTTTGTACCTGAGCAGTGAGGGGTAAAAGATCTTCTTTGATCAGTGTTGGTGGCTCATCTGCAATCTCACTTGACTGCAGCAGTGGCTctagaaaaaaattatcatttttaaaagtggACAACTCAACTGACTGAACGATTTCTGTGAACTTCTGTGAAATGTGTAGTTTTGGAGATAAGAGCATAATGTAGTTGTTCAGATCACAATCACAATGACACAGAGGGCAAACAACTCACTGTGAAATCTCAGGTTAATATGACTCAATATTTAAGctttataaaattcataaaattacaaGCTTTATAAAACACTGGATATACCTTtggaaatgtgtaatttaattataaataataatataatacataattaataaataataaaaaataattagtaaaataatataatattaaattataaataaaaataatataataaaataaaacataatgaatCCCTCAACTCAGAGGTTaacaataaaatgtcataaaaatgcaaaaaaaaaaaaaaaaaaaaaaaaaaaaaattgatatatatataaaaaaaaaatatatatatatatatgatattatatacaaaatttaattaatgaatctTTGAGCTCTGAGATTACCATTAAACTCTCATAAACTCTTTCAAATATAAATCCCACCTTCCATGATTTCTTGGCCGAGGGTGGGCGGCTGTGGGTCATCTGTGGGGTACTCTAGACTCTGAGGTGCAGGGCTGACCGGCTCACTGGGCTGTGGACTGGAGTTATTGCTGCTGTCTGCAGCTACTTTATGCTGGTAGGAGTCTGACAGAGAACTTTGGTTGCTGTTCTCATCTGAGAAGGCAGAAGGCAACCAAGAGAAGATAAGGATTTGACATGAAAGTAggaaaacaatacaattttggcagatttttaatttctgggtgaactatgcctttaaaatgcaaatgtttacctTGAAAATCTAACAGGACAGAACAGGAGTTATCAGATGACTCCTCTGTGGGAAAATTTTCCCGTTGTATCTCTCCACCCACAGACACTTTGCTCTTGTCCTTCTAAAAGACATCAGGTTACAGATACAGTAAATGTACGTttagaaaatcctttttttttttacagatgtaaATGTATCAAATGAGCTCTCAAACAATTAAAACCAAGAGAAATCATCATCTCAGATTTGTCATACCTCCTTTGTGTCCACTACAGGAACCCATTTAAATATTCTTAACGATGTATCACCAACTGTGACCCATTTCTTCTCCCTGAAATAGAGGAATTGTGTAACAGGTTTCCCATATACATGACTTGAAAGCTCTATCAAGTTTCCATGTTAAAAATGCAACCATGCAGAAAAAAGCACTTATCAAGTTTCCATTTGGAGAAAGTTTAAAGGCTCCTCTAAGAGCTGCTTTTTCGGGACATGTGGGATTACAAAAAGTCCATTTGTTGATGAGTTGAACCCTATCCAATATCCACATTTATTTCAATCACAAAAGTGCTTGGTTTTTGCTGGGCTAAACCCTGAGTGAATGTGCTTGGATTACTCTTGCACAGTAATTGAATAATAGACTTACTAAACtagtaaaaaaagaacaataataatatatatatatatatatatatatatatatatatatatatatatatatatatatatatatatttaaggttTCTGACGGTCCTAAATACTACGCTTCTTCAGAACATGAAACCTTTTAAAAGTCCTCTCTAGACCCGCCTCTTTTTTCCACTTGTCCCATGAGAAAACAAAGTCAAGCGCGCTGCCATTGGCTGTCTCTTGTGTCAATCAAACGGCATCCTCTTAAAAAAACTCCTCCTCCTTTCCGACTGAAGTTTctcttttgaaaaacatttctcTCTTTGAAAGTATTGTGACGCCGCCCGTCATACTCACCATCTCCGTACTCTCTCAATAGCCGCCATCACTTTCTTAATGTCATCTTTAGCGCGGCTTCGGGTCTCCGCGCGGACCGAGCGACCCGACATTTCTGAATTTTTATCAGTACTCTTACTGGAATCGTGTCGGTCTCGCAGTCTGGCTTCGCTAATCTCGCATCGCGAGAACTCGAGACCCTACTTTCCAGAGCCTCTTGACAGGTCCCACCTACTTATTGAGTGCACAGGTGGCTGCTGtggttttatttgttacatttatgctAACTTTATTATAAGATGAAAAAGCCGCTAGTCATATATATCACTCAACGACCGATGGGCGAAACAcatcttgtaattttttttttttatacttatttataatcTAAATGctttaatatcaaaataaaagtcttccgggtctgttcttatttttttagatgaattaagatattaaaatgtgttgtgattATTAAAGTTAACGTTTAATATTATTTACGTTAATCAATCTTAAGGCCAGCAATGTATaagataaaatgtagtaaaacaaaaaagcaaatttGAGCTTTTTTGTTTGAcattgagattttaaaaaaaagtaaagatacatatattttttaattgtttgtatacTTTTAATTCTTGCAAAATAGCTGATAGCAATTCCTTAGAGGTTATTTGATGATAAAATATTCCCAGTTGAATATGCAGACAACTATAAATAGACATAAttataaaaagtcaaatataatGAAGTTTAAAGGCAAAAGACAGtgactaaacatttttaaaaatttggttATCAGATTATGATCTGTCTTTTGTCAGGCAGGTTAGGCTCAGTTATGCTCATTTAgagaaataatgaataataatgaaaaaaatcaacagaaaattatatatatatatatatatatatatatatatatatatatatatatatatatatatatatatatatattttacacacacacacacacacacatatatatagtatatatatatatatatatatacacatatacatgtgtgtgtgtaaataaaagggTGTTTCCATTTCAGTATGACTGTATTTTGCCTTTGTAGGACATATTTCCCCTTATTTCACCTTAAAAGCCACAAAGAGATGGCAGTAGAAAAATCAGtgaaagaggaacaaaagcaattgacaaacacttaaaaacacccaatttatttaataaaatcagcATGCTAAAGCAACTTAATTCTGAAACCAAAAACAGACTAAATTTCTAGTAAAAGCAAATCAGCTTTTAGTTCTTTGTTGCATTCAGCACTGTGTCCAGAGCATTCTGAGCATCTGTTATCTGCTGCTGGAGTCTCTGTCTCACTCCTTCATTTGAGGCTTTCTTCAGCATGCTCTGCATGTCCTGGATGGCAGCACGGTAACCGGTTGCATTGTGAAAGACACGAATGGCACGGTCCCCACTACTCACTAGGAAACGATTGTTGATGTCAAACTTAAGGTCGGTTATCTCTTCGCTGTGAACACCGTGAAACTCCTCCTCTAGTTCACCAGTGGTTGCACTGTACATGGCTATATCAAAACCATTTGATATGGCTACTACACGACCATCAGGAGACAAGGCAATGCGGCTCCCCTCTGACACCTGACACGGCACGGTCCGGAGCAAATATGGGTCCTGCTTTTTCTTATACTCCACATCAGTGTCCCACAGCTTCCACGTGCCGTCTTTGGACACAGTCACCATTCTGTAAATGGAAGTGATTGAAATGTTATTAAATCTAgctaaatctaaatttaaaggGACATTACAAATTAAGTTTCTGCAGTGTTCAGACTCAAGtaacaaaattattaacacaTCTTAAATAATCACTAATTAATAACTGTTGCTTtcgttaactaaaacaaataaaatagttttgttaattgaaaaagatcaaataaaacataagataaaaatcttaaaaatctgactgaaacaatatattttaatttgaagtacttaaattatagaaataacggaataaaaaaaattctgaaataaaaaattgaagctaaaaattaatatttaaaataatacaaatgctataatagtataactatattatattaatttatatgacTTAGTTatgcatttatgattttatttatataaatatatttatattattatatgtttttgatCAGTGGTAAAAGATGAGATGATCTTGCCTTCGGGAGTCATTGGAGAAATCAAAGGAGTAAACCCCAGCCGAGTGTCCCTTCAGGTCAAATGCACGGGCGACCTCTTTGAACTCCCCTGATTTAGCAAAGCAAACCTCCCACACCTTCACATCAGGGGTGAAACCACAGGAAGCTACAAACCTTAAGAGAAGCAAAAAATAGAGGTTTTCAATCAGTTTCATTTATATCTGCATTACGACCATATTCTTTTTTTCCACTGATGCGGCACATGAATCCTTTTATGACTCTTTGTGTTGCAAAGAGGTTTTCATCAAAGAAAGGACATGAACATATAACACATTTAActacattaaaaatgtcaattcAGACTgttttgctgcaaaaaaaaaacatttcactaacattatacgtgtatatatataagtagaaaaaaatat is a genomic window of Cyprinus carpio isolate SPL01 chromosome B10, ASM1834038v1, whole genome shotgun sequence containing:
- the bcl7ba gene encoding B-cell CLL/lymphoma 7 protein family member B-A, producing MSGRSVRAETRSRAKDDIKKVMAAIERVRRWEKKWVTVGDTSLRIFKWVPVVDTKEKDKSKVSVGGEIQRENFPTEESSDNSCSVLLDFQDENSNQSSLSDSYQHKVAADSSNNSSPQPSEPVSPAPQSLEYPTDDPQPPTLGQEIMEEPLLQSSEIADEPPTLIKEDLLPLTAQEDEDSCGAPPLKRICTEQVSVIQAAPLS